Proteins from a genomic interval of Desulfovibrio piger:
- a CDS encoding efflux RND transporter permease subunit has translation MSRPEETPRAAASGRESGHAHEGQDLALAGERRKRFGPEFIPLNLSAPFIRRPVATTLLTIAVTLAGMVAFFLLPVAPLPEVDFPVVRVQANMPGASPETMASTVATPLERALGRIAGVTEMTSSSSLGSTRVILQFDLDRDINGAARDVQAAINAARSTLPTMPSNPTYRKVNPSGAPILILSVTSDVLSRTQLYDAASTVLAQKISQIAGVGEVTVGGGALPAVRVDISPDALHRTGLSMEDVRAALAGANAFLPKGHLENESTSWTVVASDQLRTAAQYRKVIVAERGGVVIRLGDVATVTDSSQDIRQMALSNGKPSILLIVFRSPGANIIETVDRVKAMIPQLRSWLPESADLSVRMDRSQTIRASLHEVEKSLLLSMALVVLVVFLFLRNGRATSIPAVAAPVSLIGTFGVMYLCGYTLDNLSLMALTVATGFVVDDAIVVLENIVRRLEMGEKPLRAALRGAREVGFTVISISLSLVAVFIPILFMGGVVGRLFREFSVVLATAVLVSMVVSLTTTPMMCATLLRPFDEELARRSARLRAEEGGRQGIFTHVGRLWGRFLSAMQEGYSRSLYVVLDHWKLTLTVLLLVVAANVWMYVVVPKGFFPQQDTGVIMGGIRADQSASFQDMEVKLARLVRILSADPAVDQVSAHISGGRGGGGVFISLKPLEERGISAQQVIGRLRGKMSSEPGLQIFLQAAQDIMMGGRSSRSQYQYTLQADDLDSLRRWGRRLQQEFAGIRILKDVDSDIEERGLQTLLTINRDALARLGLTMKDVDAALNNAFGQRQVSTIYEEKNQYRVVLEYALPWLEGEDSLGKVWLPGKDGAVPLLGVAEVSPAFAPLSVAHQGQFAAVTLSFNLAEGASLSQAQAAIDEARVRIGMPSTIVGSFQGTAKMYSDTVREQVLLILAALAALYIVLGVLYESLIHPLTILSTLPSAGIGALLALRACGMEFSVIALIGVLLLCGIVKKNAIMMIDFAIEAARTRNLPPREAIHEACRLRFRPIMMTTAAAILGAVPLALGQGDGAEIRQPLGITIVGGLLVSQLLTLYTTPVVYLCLDRARLRWRRRWWRLRYGERKAALLTALCRQG, from the coding sequence ATGAGCAGGCCTGAGGAGACGCCCCGGGCCGCCGCATCCGGCCGGGAGAGCGGCCACGCCCATGAAGGGCAGGATCTGGCTCTGGCCGGAGAACGGCGCAAGCGCTTCGGGCCGGAATTCATCCCCCTGAACCTTTCCGCGCCCTTCATCCGCCGGCCCGTGGCCACCACGCTGCTGACCATCGCCGTGACCCTGGCGGGCATGGTGGCTTTTTTTCTGCTGCCCGTGGCGCCCCTGCCCGAAGTGGACTTCCCCGTGGTCAGGGTGCAGGCCAATATGCCCGGGGCCAGCCCCGAGACCATGGCCTCCACTGTGGCCACGCCGCTGGAACGGGCCCTGGGCCGCATCGCCGGGGTGACCGAGATGACCTCCAGCAGCAGCCTGGGCTCCACGCGCGTCATCCTCCAGTTCGACCTGGACAGGGACATCAACGGCGCGGCCCGTGACGTGCAGGCGGCCATCAACGCCGCCCGTTCCACCCTGCCCACCATGCCGTCCAACCCCACCTACCGCAAGGTGAACCCGTCGGGCGCGCCCATCCTCATCCTGTCCGTCACCTCGGACGTCCTGAGCCGCACCCAGCTCTACGATGCCGCGTCCACGGTGCTGGCCCAGAAGATCAGCCAGATCGCCGGGGTGGGCGAAGTGACCGTGGGCGGCGGCGCCCTGCCTGCCGTGCGCGTGGACATCTCGCCCGATGCCCTGCACCGCACGGGCCTGAGCATGGAAGACGTGCGTGCGGCCCTGGCCGGGGCCAATGCCTTTTTGCCCAAGGGGCATCTGGAGAACGAAAGCACCTCCTGGACCGTGGTGGCCAGCGACCAGCTGCGCACCGCAGCCCAGTACCGCAAGGTCATCGTGGCCGAGCGCGGCGGTGTCGTCATCCGTCTGGGCGACGTGGCCACGGTGACGGATTCCAGCCAGGACATCCGCCAGATGGCCCTTTCCAACGGCAAGCCCTCCATCCTGCTCATCGTATTCCGTTCGCCCGGGGCCAACATCATCGAGACCGTGGACAGGGTGAAGGCCATGATCCCGCAACTGCGCTCCTGGCTGCCCGAAAGCGCGGATCTTTCCGTGCGCATGGACCGCTCCCAGACCATCCGGGCCTCGCTGCACGAGGTGGAGAAGAGCCTGTTGCTGTCCATGGCCCTGGTGGTGCTGGTGGTCTTCCTCTTTTTGCGCAACGGCCGCGCCACCAGCATCCCGGCCGTGGCCGCGCCGGTATCGCTCATCGGCACCTTCGGGGTCATGTATCTGTGCGGCTACACCCTGGACAACCTTTCGCTCATGGCCCTGACCGTGGCCACGGGCTTTGTGGTGGACGACGCCATCGTGGTGCTGGAGAACATCGTGCGCCGTCTGGAGATGGGCGAAAAGCCCCTGCGGGCCGCCCTGCGCGGTGCGCGCGAGGTGGGCTTTACGGTCATCTCCATTTCCCTGTCGCTGGTGGCGGTCTTCATCCCCATCCTGTTCATGGGCGGCGTGGTGGGACGCCTGTTCCGCGAGTTCTCCGTGGTGCTGGCCACGGCCGTGCTGGTCTCCATGGTGGTCTCCCTGACCACCACGCCCATGATGTGCGCCACGTTGCTGCGGCCTTTCGATGAAGAGCTCGCCCGCCGCAGTGCCCGCCTGCGGGCGGAAGAGGGCGGACGGCAGGGGATATTCACCCATGTGGGGCGGTTGTGGGGCCGCTTCCTGTCCGCCATGCAGGAGGGCTATTCCCGCAGCCTCTATGTGGTGCTGGATCACTGGAAGCTGACCCTGACCGTGCTCCTGCTGGTGGTGGCGGCCAATGTCTGGATGTACGTCGTGGTGCCCAAGGGCTTCTTTCCCCAGCAGGATACGGGCGTCATCATGGGCGGCATCCGCGCTGATCAGAGCGCCTCGTTTCAGGACATGGAAGTCAAGCTGGCCCGGCTGGTGCGCATCCTCAGCGCCGATCCGGCCGTGGACCAGGTCTCGGCCCACATCTCGGGCGGCCGCGGCGGCGGGGGCGTGTTCATCTCCCTCAAGCCGCTGGAGGAACGCGGCATCAGCGCCCAGCAGGTCATTGGCCGCCTGCGCGGCAAGATGTCCTCGGAACCGGGGCTCCAGATCTTTTTGCAGGCCGCGCAGGACATCATGATGGGCGGGCGCAGCTCCCGCTCCCAGTACCAGTACACCTTGCAGGCCGACGATCTGGACAGCCTGCGCCGCTGGGGACGGCGTTTGCAGCAGGAGTTCGCGGGCATCCGCATCCTCAAGGACGTGGACAGCGACATCGAGGAACGGGGCCTGCAGACCCTGCTGACCATCAACCGTGACGCTCTGGCCCGGCTGGGCCTGACCATGAAGGACGTGGACGCGGCCCTGAACAATGCCTTCGGCCAGCGTCAGGTCAGCACCATCTATGAGGAAAAGAACCAGTACCGCGTGGTGCTGGAATATGCCCTGCCCTGGCTGGAAGGCGAGGATTCGCTGGGCAAGGTCTGGCTGCCGGGCAAGGACGGGGCCGTGCCCCTGCTGGGCGTGGCCGAGGTCTCACCGGCCTTCGCGCCCCTTTCCGTGGCCCATCAGGGCCAGTTCGCGGCCGTGACCCTGTCCTTCAACCTGGCGGAGGGCGCGTCCCTTTCGCAGGCGCAGGCGGCCATCGACGAGGCGCGCGTGCGCATCGGCATGCCGTCCACCATCGTGGGCAGCTTCCAGGGCACGGCCAAGATGTACAGCGATACGGTCAGGGAGCAGGTGCTGCTCATCCTGGCGGCCCTGGCCGCGCTCTATATCGTGCTGGGCGTGCTTTACGAGAGCCTCATCCATCCGCTGACCATCCTCTCCACCCTGCCGTCGGCGGGCATCGGGGCCCTGCTGGCCCTGCGGGCCTGCGGCATGGAGTTCAGCGTCATCGCCCTTATCGGCGTGCTGCTGCTTTGCGGCATCGTCAAAAAGAACGCCATCATGATGATCGACTTTGCCATCGAGGCCGCGCGCACCCGCAACCTGCCCCCGCGCGAGGCCATCCACGAGGCCTGCCGCCTGCGCTTTCGTCCCATCATGATGACCACGGCCGCCGCCATCCTGGGGGCCGTACCGCTGGCCCTGGGGCAGGGCGACGGCGCCGAGATCCGCCAGCCCCTGGGCATCACCATCGTGGGCGGCCTGCTGGTGAGCCAGCTGCTCACCCTGTACACTACGCCCGTGGTCTACCTCTGCCTCGACCGGGCCCGTCTGCGCTGGCGCCGGCGCTGGTGGCGGCTGCGCTACGGCGAACGCAAGGCGGCCCTGCTGACGGCGCTTTGCCGTCAGGGCTAG
- a CDS encoding aminotransferase class I/II-fold pyridoxal phosphate-dependent enzyme has product MKIRDFGLEIFFGRYEFSAPYLLAQSDCESLSIRELLALEPGAQEDFLDTWLGYSENDGAPALREAVSGLYTQCGPENVLLHVGAQEAIFGALNVLVEPGEHVICQFPTYQSLYEVARAAGCELSLWPLHQGEDGWYCDLDELERLITPKTRLLVLNTPNNPTGYALSADERQRICELARRHGLRILADEVYRGLEAPDAVPPAFCDIYERAFSVGVLSKAYGLPGLRVGWIASQERDAIGALSRYKNYLSICCPTPSEALARIALKHGPAVLARNREIIARNRRIAADFFARYDHVFLHNPPQAGPIAFHGLRPDFVARFGSALAFCEHLAQSAGVLLLPGNVYDMDAPYVRMGYGRANFAENLAVLDGWLQQNG; this is encoded by the coding sequence ATGAAAATCAGGGACTTCGGACTGGAGATCTTTTTTGGACGGTATGAATTCAGCGCGCCGTATCTGCTGGCGCAGTCGGACTGCGAGTCCCTGAGCATCCGCGAGTTGCTGGCTCTGGAGCCGGGCGCGCAGGAAGACTTTCTGGACACCTGGCTGGGCTACAGCGAGAACGACGGTGCTCCGGCCCTGCGGGAGGCGGTCTCCGGCCTGTACACGCAGTGCGGTCCGGAAAACGTGCTGCTGCACGTGGGCGCGCAGGAGGCCATCTTCGGGGCGCTCAACGTGCTGGTGGAGCCGGGCGAGCATGTGATCTGCCAGTTCCCCACCTACCAGTCCCTGTACGAGGTGGCGCGGGCCGCGGGCTGCGAGCTCTCCCTCTGGCCCCTGCATCAGGGCGAGGACGGCTGGTATTGCGACCTTGACGAGCTGGAGCGGCTCATCACGCCCAAGACGCGCCTGCTGGTGCTGAACACGCCCAACAATCCCACCGGCTACGCCCTGTCCGCCGACGAGCGGCAGCGCATCTGCGAGCTGGCCCGCCGCCACGGCCTGCGCATCCTGGCCGATGAGGTCTACCGGGGCCTGGAAGCGCCGGATGCCGTGCCCCCGGCCTTTTGCGACATCTACGAACGGGCCTTTTCCGTGGGCGTGCTCTCCAAGGCCTACGGCCTGCCCGGCCTGCGTGTGGGCTGGATCGCCTCGCAGGAACGGGACGCTATCGGCGCCCTGAGCCGCTACAAGAATTATCTCAGCATCTGCTGCCCCACGCCTTCCGAAGCCCTGGCCCGCATCGCGCTGAAGCACGGCCCGGCCGTCCTGGCCCGCAACCGGGAGATCATCGCCCGCAATCGTCGGATCGCCGCCGACTTCTTTGCCCGTTACGACCACGTGTTCCTCCACAATCCGCCCCAGGCCGGTCCCATCGCCTTCCATGGCCTGCGGCCGGACTTCGTGGCCCGCTTCGGTTCCGCACTGGCTTTTTGCGAACACCTGGCCCAGTCGGCCGGTGTGCTGCTCCTGCCCGGCAATGTCTATGACATGGACGCGCCCTATGTGCGCATGGGCTACGGCCGCGCCAACTTTGCCGAGAACCTGGCCGTGCTGGACGGCTGGTTGCAGCAAAACGGTTAA
- a CDS encoding transposase translates to MKQTDFRDVPDELWERIEPLLAPFKRKRSGGSKPLAQRTVLAGILYKCRTGCQWAMLPACYGSKSTVHEHFQRWNKAGIMAEIFRILLAEYGEKVGVDAQWQAMDGTLLQAPTRSQKISD, encoded by the coding sequence ATGAAACAAACAGATTTTCGTGATGTGCCTGATGAGCTGTGGGAACGTATCGAGCCTCTCCTTGCCCCGTTCAAACGAAAAAGAAGCGGCGGCAGCAAACCGCTTGCGCAGCGCACGGTTCTGGCAGGAATCCTCTACAAATGCCGGACAGGATGCCAATGGGCCATGCTTCCCGCCTGCTATGGATCAAAAAGCACTGTCCACGAGCACTTCCAGCGATGGAACAAAGCTGGCATCATGGCGGAGATTTTTCGCATCCTTCTTGCTGAATATGGGGAAAAGGTCGGCGTCGACGCCCAATGGCAGGCTATGGACGGCACCTTGCTGCAAGCCCCGACGCGCTCTCAAAAAATCAGCGACTGA
- a CDS encoding HMA2 domain-containing protein, whose translation MLDSLRFVKYVRSFMDGRVRVRHPALRDTAIAGKARAALLRVDGVRDIELNPLSGSALILYDSTRLSQDRLIETGCRWADWLDKAARGQAGEMPPL comes from the coding sequence ATGCTCGACAGCCTGCGCTTCGTGAAATATGTCCGCAGCTTCATGGACGGACGCGTACGCGTCCGGCACCCTGCCCTGCGCGACACGGCCATCGCCGGCAAGGCCCGCGCCGCTCTCCTGCGTGTGGACGGTGTGCGGGACATAGAGCTCAACCCCCTGAGCGGTTCGGCCCTCATCCTGTATGACAGCACCCGGCTGTCGCAGGACAGGCTCATCGAGACCGGCTGCCGCTGGGCCGACTGGCTGGACAAAGCCGCACGCGGCCAGGCAGGCGAGATGCCGCCCTTGTAA
- a CDS encoding heavy metal translocating P-type ATPase has translation MRFFLVHELSCSNGAGRLRARACRPMTQVQAEILADTLDAIDGVEGVRVNPRVPSVLVLYRHAQARQDVLRSLAAQDAGALNDSSVLATLTQELENSLERHASGSRLPAHDEDEMGAHGFGPLMRFLFVRPFLPFKLRVASSVMGALPFLRKGLASLLQGKLNVDVLDAAAIGVSLLRRDFRTVTVLTLLLGLGEALEYWTRRRSMDSLTESLALNVDTVWVLADGVETSVPLSDVREGDLVVVRDGGSIPVDGIVEDGEAVVNQASMTGEPLGVARSKGAAVYSGTVVEQGHLVIRATHVGDGTRLKQVVRFIEESEALKAGIQGKFERMADMAVPFTFALAGLVWLITRNPMQAASVLLVDYSCALRLATPLAVLAAMREGARHGVVIKGGRFLEALSEADTVVFDKTGTLTNASPHVVEVIPAAGHDRDEVLRLAACLEEHFPHPVARAVVRCAQEEGLQHEEEHAQVEYVVAHGIASTLYGKAVRVGSRHYIECDEGIDLSPLEAEIDAQARMGRSLLYLAIDGKLAGFLAIEDPLRPECPQVLKQLEELGFRRILMLTGDDERTARAVAGKLGLKEYRSQVLPADKADVIADLTAQGCKVLMVGDGINDAPALSASHVGVAMCDGADLAREVANVLLTRPDLSGLITARLLGRATLRRIHINFAATMLLNSMFLAGGLFMILTPGVSALLHNLTTLGVTLNAMRPHLPGRHARQLEAA, from the coding sequence ATGCGCTTTTTTCTGGTTCATGAACTGAGCTGCTCCAACGGGGCCGGACGGCTGCGTGCGCGTGCCTGCCGCCCCATGACACAGGTGCAGGCCGAGATTCTGGCCGATACTCTGGATGCCATCGACGGCGTGGAAGGCGTGCGGGTCAATCCGCGCGTGCCCAGCGTCCTCGTGCTCTACCGGCATGCGCAGGCCCGGCAGGACGTGCTCCGCTCCCTGGCTGCCCAGGACGCCGGTGCCCTCAATGACAGCAGCGTCCTGGCCACCCTGACCCAGGAGCTGGAAAACAGCCTCGAACGGCACGCTTCCGGCAGCCGCCTGCCGGCCCATGATGAGGACGAGATGGGGGCCCACGGTTTCGGCCCCCTGATGCGCTTCCTCTTCGTCCGTCCTTTCCTGCCGTTCAAGCTGCGTGTGGCCAGCAGTGTCATGGGAGCCCTTCCCTTTTTGCGAAAGGGCCTCGCCTCGCTCCTCCAGGGCAAGCTCAATGTCGACGTACTGGATGCCGCGGCCATCGGTGTTTCCCTGCTGCGGCGCGACTTCCGTACCGTCACCGTGCTGACCCTGCTGCTGGGACTGGGCGAGGCCCTGGAATACTGGACGCGCCGCCGCTCCATGGACAGCCTGACCGAGAGCCTGGCGCTCAACGTGGATACCGTCTGGGTACTGGCCGATGGTGTGGAGACCAGCGTCCCGCTCTCCGATGTGCGTGAAGGCGATCTGGTCGTGGTCCGCGACGGCGGCTCCATCCCTGTGGACGGTATCGTCGAGGACGGCGAGGCCGTGGTCAACCAGGCCAGCATGACCGGCGAGCCCCTGGGCGTGGCCCGCAGCAAGGGCGCTGCCGTCTACTCGGGCACGGTGGTGGAGCAGGGACATCTCGTCATCCGCGCCACCCATGTGGGCGACGGCACCCGCCTCAAGCAGGTGGTGCGCTTCATCGAAGAATCCGAGGCCCTCAAGGCAGGCATCCAGGGCAAATTCGAACGCATGGCCGACATGGCCGTGCCCTTCACCTTCGCCCTGGCGGGCCTTGTGTGGCTCATCACCCGCAACCCCATGCAGGCGGCTTCCGTGCTGCTGGTGGACTATTCCTGCGCCCTGCGTCTTGCCACCCCGCTGGCCGTGCTGGCCGCCATGCGCGAAGGCGCGCGTCACGGCGTGGTCATCAAGGGCGGCCGTTTCCTGGAGGCCCTTTCCGAAGCCGATACCGTGGTCTTCGACAAAACGGGCACCCTCACCAACGCCAGCCCCCATGTGGTGGAGGTCATCCCCGCCGCCGGTCATGACCGGGACGAGGTCCTGCGCCTTGCGGCCTGCCTTGAGGAACACTTCCCCCATCCTGTGGCCCGCGCCGTTGTCCGCTGCGCGCAGGAAGAAGGCCTGCAGCATGAGGAAGAGCACGCCCAGGTGGAATATGTGGTGGCCCACGGCATCGCCTCCACCCTGTACGGCAAGGCCGTGCGTGTGGGCAGCCGCCACTACATCGAGTGCGACGAAGGCATCGACCTTTCGCCCCTGGAGGCGGAGATCGACGCCCAGGCCCGGATGGGACGCTCGCTGCTCTATCTGGCCATCGACGGCAAGCTGGCCGGGTTCCTGGCCATCGAGGACCCCCTGCGTCCCGAATGCCCGCAGGTCCTCAAGCAGCTCGAAGAGCTGGGCTTCCGCCGCATCCTCATGCTCACCGGCGACGACGAGCGTACCGCCCGTGCCGTGGCCGGCAAGCTGGGCCTCAAGGAATACCGTTCGCAGGTCCTGCCCGCCGACAAGGCAGACGTCATCGCCGACCTCACCGCCCAGGGCTGCAAGGTCCTCATGGTGGGCGACGGCATCAACGACGCGCCTGCCCTGTCCGCCTCCCATGTGGGCGTGGCCATGTGCGACGGCGCCGACCTGGCCCGCGAAGTGGCCAATGTGCTGCTCACCCGGCCGGACCTCAGCGGGCTCATCACGGCCCGGCTGCTGGGCAGGGCCACCCTGCGGCGTATCCACATCAACTTTGCGGCCACCATGCTGCTCAACAGCATGTTCCTGGCCGGGGGCCTGTTCATGATCCTGACGCCCGGCGTCTCGGCTCTGTTGCATAACCTGACGACCCTGGGCGTGACCCTCAATGCCATGCGGCCGCATCTGCCCGGTCGCCATGCCCGTCAGCTGGAGGCCGCCTGA
- a CDS encoding DUF6110 family protein, producing MNNGLKYGLFFLGGLALGVVGTVAVTRGKLDLKPLATDLVSRGMDMKDAIMSKVEAVKEDMEDLAAEARQAADKRKAEAADPQA from the coding sequence ATGAACAACGGTCTGAAATACGGTCTCTTTTTCCTGGGTGGTCTGGCGCTGGGCGTCGTGGGCACCGTTGCCGTCACCCGCGGCAAGCTCGATCTCAAACCCCTGGCCACCGACCTGGTGAGCCGCGGCATGGACATGAAAGACGCCATCATGAGCAAGGTGGAAGCCGTCAAGGAAGATATGGAAGATCTGGCCGCCGAAGCCCGTCAGGCCGCTGACAAGCGCAAGGCCGAAGCTGCCGATCCTCAGGCCTAA
- a CDS encoding FeoA family protein — protein sequence MSDIISLRQMQIGQSGRIATVEALGEMGRRIRDMGLIPGTTVSVVGRAPLKDPVALRLSGVTVTLRNSEADHITVDVSN from the coding sequence ATGAGCGACATCATCAGCCTTCGTCAGATGCAGATCGGCCAGAGCGGCAGGATCGCCACGGTGGAAGCCCTTGGAGAAATGGGCCGCCGCATCCGGGACATGGGCCTGATCCCCGGGACCACCGTTTCCGTCGTGGGCCGCGCGCCCCTCAAAGACCCCGTTGCGCTGCGCCTTTCCGGCGTGACCGTCACCCTGCGCAACAGCGAAGCCGACCACATCACCGTCGACGTCTCCAACTAG
- the acs gene encoding acetate--CoA ligase, whose product MSQERITTLLTEKRSYLPPEHGKSSAWICGQDEADAICRRALEDPNDFWGARASQLIHWFKRWDKVLEADEARHKYRWFTGAKLNAAFNCIDRHLISGRRNKAALIWQGEKEMDVRCFTYQMLYTEVCRVAHALSSLHINKGDRVALYMPMIPELVIAMLACARIGAIHTAIFSGYAEGGVRSRIQGSKAKVVITADAAIRAGKIKPLKANLDPILEKCPSVAHVVVVNHADLYDVKMTPNRDIWWHDLIEDFTLDVDFPCEPMDANDTLFLLHTSGSTGKPTGIMHSTGGYLTYAAHTTQWVFDMRDDDVYWCTADMGWITGHTYGVYGPLALGATVVMFEGVPTWPKPDRYWRIVEKFRVNILYTAPTVIRSLMRLGEAWAERYDLRTLRILGSVGEPINPEAWHWYHKNIGGSELPIVDTWWQTETGGAMISPLPYATKLKPGSASRPLPGIDAAVMGGSATRDEEDGDGSTRSGHLVIRKPWPGMMQGVYNDEEKYQSYFSRFGCYESGDGAEVDEDGYFWILGRVDDSINVSGHRLSTAEIEAVLASCPEVAEAAVVPMPHALKGEGIYAYVVTRDEVPWSDDVRKKLRDTVRRDIGALASPEYIQFVEAMPKTCSGKVIRRMLRKIAGNVYDDLGDTTALAKPEVLDHIIVGHRNLLQGQHETANLPDEDQPKE is encoded by the coding sequence ATGTCCCAGGAACGGATTACCACTCTCTTAACCGAGAAGCGTAGCTACCTCCCCCCCGAGCACGGCAAGTCGTCCGCGTGGATCTGCGGTCAGGACGAAGCCGACGCCATCTGCCGGCGAGCTCTGGAAGACCCCAATGACTTCTGGGGTGCACGCGCATCGCAGCTGATCCACTGGTTCAAGCGCTGGGACAAGGTACTGGAGGCCGACGAAGCGCGGCACAAGTACAGATGGTTCACCGGCGCCAAGCTCAACGCCGCCTTCAACTGCATCGACCGCCACCTGATCTCCGGCCGCCGCAACAAGGCCGCCCTCATCTGGCAGGGCGAAAAGGAAATGGACGTGCGCTGCTTCACCTACCAGATGCTCTATACCGAGGTCTGCCGTGTGGCCCACGCCCTGAGCTCCCTGCACATCAACAAGGGAGACCGTGTGGCCCTGTACATGCCCATGATCCCCGAGCTGGTCATCGCCATGCTGGCCTGTGCCCGCATCGGCGCCATCCATACGGCCATCTTCTCCGGCTATGCCGAAGGCGGCGTGCGCAGCCGTATCCAGGGCTCCAAGGCCAAGGTCGTCATCACCGCCGATGCCGCCATCCGCGCCGGCAAGATCAAGCCCCTCAAGGCCAACCTGGACCCCATCCTGGAAAAGTGCCCCTCCGTGGCCCACGTGGTGGTGGTGAACCACGCCGACCTCTACGACGTGAAGATGACCCCCAACCGCGACATCTGGTGGCATGACCTCATCGAGGACTTCACCCTGGACGTGGACTTCCCCTGCGAGCCCATGGACGCCAACGACACGCTCTTCCTGCTGCATACCAGCGGCAGCACCGGCAAGCCTACGGGCATCATGCACTCCACGGGCGGCTACCTGACCTATGCGGCGCATACCACGCAATGGGTCTTCGACATGCGCGACGACGACGTCTACTGGTGCACGGCCGACATGGGCTGGATCACCGGCCATACCTACGGCGTGTACGGGCCGCTGGCCCTGGGCGCCACCGTGGTGATGTTCGAAGGCGTGCCCACATGGCCAAAGCCGGACCGCTACTGGCGCATCGTGGAAAAATTCCGCGTCAACATCCTCTACACGGCCCCCACGGTCATCCGTTCCCTCATGCGTCTGGGCGAAGCCTGGGCCGAACGCTATGACCTGCGCACCCTGCGCATCCTGGGCTCCGTGGGCGAACCCATCAACCCCGAAGCCTGGCACTGGTACCACAAGAACATCGGCGGCAGCGAGCTGCCCATCGTGGATACCTGGTGGCAGACCGAGACCGGCGGCGCCATGATCAGCCCCCTGCCCTACGCCACCAAGCTCAAGCCCGGCTCGGCCTCGCGGCCCCTGCCCGGCATCGACGCGGCCGTCATGGGCGGCAGCGCCACCCGTGACGAGGAAGACGGCGACGGCTCCACCCGCAGCGGCCATCTGGTCATCCGCAAGCCCTGGCCCGGCATGATGCAGGGCGTCTACAACGACGAAGAAAAGTACCAGTCCTACTTCTCGCGCTTCGGCTGCTATGAGTCCGGCGACGGCGCCGAAGTGGACGAGGACGGCTACTTCTGGATCCTGGGCCGCGTGGACGATTCCATCAACGTTTCCGGCCACCGTCTCTCCACCGCCGAGATCGAGGCCGTGCTGGCCTCCTGCCCCGAAGTGGCGGAAGCCGCCGTGGTGCCCATGCCCCATGCCCTCAAGGGCGAAGGCATCTACGCCTATGTCGTCACCCGTGACGAAGTGCCCTGGAGCGACGACGTGCGCAAAAAGCTGCGCGACACCGTGCGCCGCGACATCGGCGCCCTGGCCTCCCCCGAATACATCCAGTTCGTGGAAGCCATGCCCAAGACCTGCTCCGGCAAGGTCATCCGCCGCATGCTGCGCAAGATCGCGGGCAACGTCTATGACGACCTGGGCGATACCACGGCCCTGGCCAAGCCCGAAGTGCTCGACCACATCATCGTCGGTCACCGCAACCTGCTGCAGGGCCAGCACGAGACGGCCAACCTGCCCGACGAGGACCAGCCCAAGGAATAG
- a CDS encoding Maf family nucleotide pyrophosphatase — protein MNTAPLQPLFLLRPGIRLVLASASPRRRQFMDEWGLPYTIVRPTGVEPRPEHGETPAAYALRAATAKARAVAASADAGADDLILAADTVVALGHDILGKPADDADALDMLRRLSGREHEVITGVCCLFPDGSSAGFADTSAVRFHTWPEDVLRAYVRSGEPADKAGAYAIQGQGAFLVESVHGSWSTVVGLPVSRLAALLLEGGWMRPVD, from the coding sequence ATGAACACGGCCCCGCTCCAGCCCCTTTTCCTCCTGCGGCCCGGCATCCGGCTGGTGCTGGCTTCGGCCTCGCCGCGACGCCGCCAGTTCATGGATGAATGGGGCCTGCCCTATACCATCGTCCGGCCCACCGGGGTGGAGCCGCGCCCCGAACACGGGGAAACGCCCGCCGCCTACGCCCTGCGTGCCGCTACGGCCAAAGCGCGGGCCGTGGCCGCCTCGGCGGATGCCGGGGCCGACGACCTGATCCTGGCCGCCGACACCGTGGTGGCCCTGGGCCACGACATCCTGGGCAAGCCCGCTGACGATGCGGACGCCCTGGACATGCTGCGGCGTCTTTCCGGCCGCGAGCATGAGGTCATCACCGGCGTCTGCTGCCTTTTCCCCGACGGGAGCAGTGCGGGCTTTGCCGATACCAGCGCCGTCCGCTTCCATACCTGGCCTGAAGACGTTCTCCGCGCCTATGTGCGCAGCGGCGAACCGGCCGACAAGGCCGGGGCCTACGCCATCCAGGGCCAGGGGGCCTTTCTGGTGGAAAGCGTGCACGGTTCCTGGTCCACGGTGGTGGGCCTGCCGGTGAGCCGTCTTGCCGCCCTCCTGCTGGAGGGAGGCTGGATGCGCCCCGTGGACTGA